The Littorina saxatilis isolate snail1 linkage group LG15, US_GU_Lsax_2.0, whole genome shotgun sequence genome contains a region encoding:
- the LOC138948445 gene encoding uncharacterized protein, with protein sequence MTSDPQSSYPGLSIPHLPSPTSHHPPPITHLPSPTSHHPPPITHLPSPTSHHPPPITHLPSPTSHHPPPITHLPSPTSHHPPPITHLPSPTSHHPPPITHLPSPTSHHPPPTSHHPPPITHLPS encoded by the coding sequence ATGACTTCTGACCCCCAATCCTCCTATCCCGGGCTTTCAATCCCCCACCTCCCATCACCCACCTCCCATCACCCACCTCCCATCACCCACCTCCCATCACCCACCTCCCATCACCCACCTCCCATCACCCACCTCCCATCACCCACCTCCCATCACCCACCTCCCATCACCCACCTCCCATCACCCACCTCCCATCACCCACCTCCCATCACCCACCTCCCATCACCCACCTCCCATCACCCACCTCCCATCACCCACCTCCCATCACCCACCTCCCATCACCCACCTCCCATCACCCACCTCCCATCACCCACCTCCCATCACCCACCTCCAACCTCCCATCACCCACCTCCCATCACCCACCTTCCCTCTTGA